One part of the Flavobacteriales bacterium genome encodes these proteins:
- a CDS encoding sensor histidine kinase, which produces MWFFISGVDLTSLLLLFLGVWVICSLVFYFFTDRFLVKSLLPIYRTIFSMTSKEKRQQRLDIMENPLEEAEKNVSDWAVQRIAEIRELQAKDDYRKEFIGNLAHELKTPLFNIQGYVSSLLEGAMYDERVKEKFLIKANKNIERMVRIVEDLDVITHLEHERLHMEIQAMDIVKCTQEVVENLDRKAEKKKVRLMIRAEEAIMVMGDEFRISQVFTNLINNAITYGRPGGKVEVDFIDFKDRILIEVTDDGPGIEPEMLPRIFERFYRVDKSRSRDVGGSGLGLAIVKHIIEGHGQSINAKSEVGKGSTFNFTLQKAKN; this is translated from the coding sequence TTGTGGTTTTTCATTTCAGGAGTCGATCTCACATCACTGCTCTTACTCTTTCTCGGAGTATGGGTCATCTGCTCATTGGTGTTCTATTTTTTTACGGATAGATTCCTGGTCAAGAGCCTTCTCCCCATCTACCGCACGATCTTCAGCATGACCTCCAAAGAGAAGAGACAGCAGAGACTCGATATCATGGAGAATCCGCTGGAAGAAGCCGAGAAGAACGTTTCTGACTGGGCAGTACAACGCATAGCAGAGATTCGCGAGTTGCAGGCCAAGGATGATTACCGTAAAGAATTCATCGGCAATCTGGCCCATGAACTCAAGACCCCATTGTTCAACATACAAGGCTATGTAAGCTCATTACTTGAAGGGGCAATGTATGATGAACGAGTAAAAGAGAAATTCTTAATCAAAGCGAATAAGAATATCGAGCGCATGGTGCGAATCGTAGAAGATCTGGATGTGATCACACACTTGGAGCATGAACGTCTTCACATGGAAATACAGGCCATGGATATCGTCAAGTGCACCCAGGAGGTGGTAGAGAACCTGGACAGAAAGGCTGAAAAAAAGAAGGTGAGATTGATGATCCGAGCAGAAGAGGCTATCATGGTCATGGGAGATGAATTCAGGATCTCACAGGTCTTTACCAACTTGATCAACAATGCGATCACCTACGGTAGGCCAGGGGGAAAGGTCGAGGTCGATTTCATCGATTTCAAGGACCGTATCCTCATCGAAGTGACCGATGATGGACCGGGTATCGAGCCGGAAATGCTTCCACGGATCTTCGAGCGTTTCTATCGCGTGGACAAGAGCCGCAGCCGCGATGTCGGTGGTTCTGGTCTTGGGCTGGCTATCGTCAAGCACATCATCGAGGGTCACGGTCAATCCATCAATGCCAAAAGTGAGGTAGGCAAGGGTTCTACCTTCAATTTCACCTTGCAGAAGGCCAAGAATTAG
- a CDS encoding response regulator transcription factor: MNKPARTKILLVDDEEDILDLVGYNLVNEGYEVHTAANGKEAIQIADEIIPDLILLDVMMPEMDGMETCTIIRENEKLKTCLVAFLSARGEDYSQIAGYDVGADDYITKPIKPRVLMSKVKGLLRRKELMDTQHAPNEGVIIDKERYVVIKDGEELNLPKKEFELLSLLASRPEHVFTRDHILSAVWGEDVVVGGRTIDVHIRKLREKIGDKRIQTIKGVGYKFRNQNNES, encoded by the coding sequence ATGAATAAACCAGCACGTACCAAAATCCTTCTTGTGGATGATGAAGAGGATATCCTTGATCTCGTAGGATATAATCTGGTCAATGAAGGCTATGAGGTCCACACAGCAGCCAATGGGAAAGAAGCCATCCAGATTGCTGATGAGATAATCCCCGATCTTATTCTGTTAGACGTCATGATGCCTGAGATGGATGGCATGGAGACCTGTACTATCATCAGAGAGAATGAGAAACTCAAGACTTGCCTGGTCGCTTTCCTATCGGCCAGAGGGGAGGATTACTCGCAAATAGCAGGTTATGATGTAGGTGCTGATGATTATATCACAAAACCCATCAAACCACGAGTGTTGATGAGTAAGGTGAAAGGGCTTCTCCGGAGAAAAGAACTCATGGATACTCAACATGCTCCAAATGAAGGGGTCATCATCGACAAGGAACGCTACGTAGTGATCAAGGATGGCGAGGAGCTGAATCTGCCTAAGAAGGAGTTCGAATTACTGTCTTTGCTCGCTTCCAGACCCGAGCATGTGTTCACACGTGATCACATACTTTCAGCCGTTTGGGGAGAAGATGTAGTGGTCGGTGGACGTACGATTGATGTCCATATCCGTAAATTGCGGGAGAAGATAGGGGACAAGCGTATTCAGACCATCAAAGGGGTAGGGTACAAGTTCCGCAACCAGAATAATGAATCCTAG
- the chrA gene encoding chromate efflux transporter has protein sequence MEQPQKEKNRLLEVASVFFKLGIIGFGGPAAHIAMMEEEVVTKRKWMDRQHFLDLMGATNLIPGPNSTEMTMHCGKERAGWLGLFVAGGSFIFPAVVLTLLLAYFYVEYGETPAIAPLIIGIKPAVLAIIAGAIIKLGKKALKSTLIGVIGAVVLIAAFAGLTEVLAILMGGVLALLILGIRGGDSLRWTVLLGIPQIADQLNQTVSTSKLFLVFLKVGSILFGSGYVLVAYLQGELVDKLGWLTQSELLDAIAIGQFTPGPVLSTATFVGYQVDGFAGAAAATIGIFLPSFLFVLLLNPLVPKLRSSKAAGAFLDGVNIGAVAIMIAVTLELAYSALVDWRAWVIMAVALFFTFGPKKLSSVYIVLLGMLLGYALYLIP, from the coding sequence ATGGAACAGCCACAGAAAGAGAAGAATCGACTATTGGAAGTGGCCTCCGTCTTCTTCAAGCTTGGAATCATCGGATTCGGTGGGCCTGCAGCCCATATAGCCATGATGGAAGAAGAAGTGGTGACCAAGCGCAAGTGGATGGACCGTCAGCACTTCTTGGACCTGATGGGGGCGACCAATCTCATCCCAGGTCCCAATAGTACGGAGATGACCATGCATTGCGGCAAGGAGCGAGCAGGATGGTTGGGGTTGTTCGTAGCTGGGGGCTCCTTCATTTTTCCGGCAGTCGTTCTCACTTTGCTCCTGGCCTATTTCTATGTGGAATATGGCGAGACTCCAGCTATCGCACCTCTGATAATCGGGATCAAACCGGCTGTCCTGGCTATCATAGCAGGGGCCATTATCAAACTCGGTAAGAAAGCCCTGAAGAGCACCTTGATCGGTGTTATCGGGGCTGTAGTGTTGATTGCTGCCTTTGCTGGATTGACGGAGGTATTGGCCATTCTCATGGGAGGGGTCCTGGCATTGCTTATACTGGGAATACGGGGAGGAGATTCACTTCGGTGGACGGTCTTGTTGGGCATACCTCAGATAGCGGACCAATTGAATCAGACCGTATCAACGAGCAAACTCTTCTTGGTCTTTCTCAAGGTCGGTAGTATTCTCTTCGGGTCGGGATACGTACTGGTGGCTTACTTGCAGGGGGAACTGGTCGACAAACTCGGCTGGCTTACGCAGAGTGAGCTATTGGATGCGATCGCTATCGGTCAATTCACACCAGGTCCCGTGCTGTCCACTGCGACTTTTGTGGGGTATCAAGTAGATGGCTTCGCTGGAGCGGCTGCGGCCACTATCGGCATATTCCTACCGTCCTTCCTATTCGTTCTCCTCCTCAATCCACTCGTGCCCAAGCTGAGATCCTCCAAGGCCGCAGGTGCCTTTCTGGATGGAGTCAACATCGGAGCCGTGGCGATCATGATCGCGGTTACTTTGGAGTTGGCATATTCTGCTTTGGTCGATTGGCGCGCATGGGTGATCATGGCTGTGGCTTTATTTTTCACCTTCGGCCCGAAAAAATTGAGTTCGGTCTATATCGTGCTATTGGGGATGCTACTGGGATATGCGCTCTATCTCATTCCTTGA